The following proteins are encoded in a genomic region of Triticum dicoccoides isolate Atlit2015 ecotype Zavitan chromosome 1B, WEW_v2.0, whole genome shotgun sequence:
- the LOC119349362 gene encoding uncharacterized protein LOC119349362 isoform X1: MVAVVVSSMEVRPARIKPRPEPAMGNPPRLQRVRGHYRKRKREEGGGRGRAAPVAACAWPWRRSGEGGVGRSSPRPEGDLVTRLPGQPEVGFKHYAGYVHVGKGGDKALFYWFFEAEKGPEKKPLMLWAMAQRRLDDADMIELKVDGDGNCQFRALSHQFYRTPEHHRFVRQQVSNQVSIVNSGIPSPLLVNQVSIAFLVC, from the exons ATGGTCGCCGTTGTCGTCTCCTCCATGGAGGTCCGACCCGCCAGGATCAAGCCGCGGCCTGAGCCTGCCATGGGGAATCCGCCCCGATTGCAGCGTGTACGCGGGCActataggaagaggaagagggaggagggagggggaCGGGGGAGAGCAGCGCCCGTAGCCGCGTGCGCGTGGCCGTGGCGCCGGAGCGGCGAAGGAGGGGTAGGGCGGTCCTCGCCGCGGCCAGAGGGCGACCTCGTCACCAGGCTCCCCGGGCAACCAGAGGTCGGGTTCAAGCACTACGCCGGCTACGTCCACGTCGGAAAGGGCGGCGACAAGGCGCTCTTCTACTGGTTCTTCGAGGCCgagaaggggccggagaagaagcccCTCATGTTGTGGGCTATGGCTCAACGGAG ATTAGACGATGCAGATATGATTGAGCTCAAGGTTGACGGAGACGGCAATTGTCAG TTTCGGGCATTGTCTCATCAATTTTACCGAACTCCTGAACACCATAGATTTGTGCGGCAACAGGTGAGCAATCAGGTTAGTATTGTGAATTCAGGCATTCCATCCCCTCTGCTAGTAAATCAGGTTAGTATTGCCTTTTTAGTGTGTTGA
- the LOC119349361 gene encoding phospholipase D alpha 1-like isoform X2, with translation MAQMLLHGVVDAKILEADLSVTSDGQLRPTRKTVMKKRVFSWIKKLSFCNNSQQLENAIGLGGTAGKLYATVDIDKARVGRTRMVSPTNAPAWNESFHVYCAHDASHIIFTVKADNTVGATLIGRAYLPTGGAVLAGQRVDQWLPICDDKRRPLDGGDRIRVQLRFTDVADDPAARWGAGVGDAAYPGVPRTFFAQRRGCRVRLYQDAHISDGFAQRVQVTLAGGKPYQPRRCWEDVFEAITNARRMVYIAGWSVNTDVALVRDPRKPSSGTLGELLKRKAAEGVRVLMLVWDDRTSLGLGPIRRDGLMATHDEDTATYFRGTGVRCILCPRNPDQGRSYVQDVETAAMFTHHQKTVIVDSSRNAAANASPGLVSFLGGIDLCDGRYDTQQHPLFRTLGTTHRNDFHQPNFPGASINKGGPREPWHDIHCRVEGPAAWDVLDNFEQRWRKQGDGDNHLVTLDRGWAAREAVQDADSWNVQVFRSIDGGAAAGFPEKPEEAALIGLETGKDHVIERSIQDAYIHAIRRARDFIYIENQYFLGSSYAWRRDDGVTVEDINALHLIPKELSLKIVSKIEAGERFAVYVVVPMWPEGVPESGSVQAILDWQRRTMEMMYKDVALAIQAKGIQASPTDYLTFFCLGNREAPGPGEFVPPERPDPDTDYDRAQQARRFMIYVHAKTMIVDDEYVIVGSANINQRSMDGGRDSEIAMGAYQPGYLASTNRPARGQVHGLRLALWQEHLGQARATVDLLQPSSLACVRRVNEVAQQNWDMFASDAPLQGDLPGHLLAYPIGVSEGGELLETTAFFPDTKARVLGNKSTYLPPILTT, from the exons atggcccAGATGCTGCTGCACGGCGTGGTTGACGCCAAGATCCTCGAGGCCGACCTGTCCGTCACCTCCGACGGCCAGCTCCGACCCACCCGCAAG ACTGTCATGAAGAAGAGAGTCTTCTCATGGATCAAGAAGTTGTCATTCTGCAACAACAGTCAG CAGCTGGAGAACGCCATCGGGCTCGGCGGCACGGCGGGCAAGCTGTACGCGACGGTGGACATCGACAAGGCGCGCGTCGGCCGGACGCGGATGGTGAGCCCGACCAACGCCCCCGCCTGGAACGAGTCCTTCCACGTCTACTGCGCCCACGACGCCAGCCacatcatcttcaccgtcaaggccgACAACACCGTCGGCGCCACGCTCATCGGCCGCGCCTACCTCCCCACCGGCGGCGCCGTGCTCGCGGGCCAGCGGGTCGACCAGTGGCTCCCCATCTGCGACGACAAGCGCCGCCCGCTCGACGGCGGGGACAGGATCCGCGTCCAGCTCCGCTTCACCGACGTCGCCGATGACCCGGCGGCCCGCTGGGGTGCCGGCGTCGGCGACGCGGCCTACCCGGGCGTGCCGCGCACCTTCTTCGCCCAGCGCCGCGGCTGCCGCGTCAGGCTGTACCAGGACGCCCACATCTCCGACGGCTTCGCGCAGCGGGTCCAGGTCACGCTCGCCGGAGGGAAGCCGTACCAGCCGCGCCGGTGCTGGGAGGACGTGTTCGAGGCGATCACCAACGCCCGGAGGATGGTGTACATCGCCGGGTGGTCGGTCAACACCGACGTCGCGCTGGTGCGCGACCCGCGTAAGCCGTCGTCGGGAACGCTCGGCGAgctgctcaagaggaaggcggccgAAGGCGTCAGGGTGCTGATGCTGGTGTGGGATGACCGGACGTCGCTGGGCCTCGGCCCGATCCGGCGCGACGGTCTCATGGCCACGCACGACGAGGACACGGCCACGTACTTCCGTGGCACGGGCGTGCGCTGCATCCTCTGCCCCCGGAACCCCGACCAGGGCAGGAGCTACGTGCAGGACGTGGAGACGGCGGCCATGTTCACCCACCACCAGAAGACGGTCATCGTCGACAGCAGCCGCAACGCCGCAGCCAACGCGTCGCCGGgcctcgtcagcttcctcggcggcatcGACCTCTGCGACGGGCGCTACGACACGCAGCAGCACCCTCTGTTCAGGACGCTCGGCACCACGCACCGGAACGACTTCCACCAGCCCAACTTCCCCGGAGCGTCCATCAACAAGGGCGGGCCAAGGGAGCCATGGCACGACATCCACTGCCGCGTCGAGGGCCCCGCCGCGTGGGACGTGCTCGACAACTTCGAGCAGCGCTGGCggaagcagggcgacggcgacAACCACCTCGTCACCCTCGACCGCGGCTGGGCGGCGCGCGAGGCGGTCCAGGACGCCGACTCGTGGAACGTCCAGGTGTTCCGGTCCatcgacggcggcgcggcggcggggttcCCGGAGAAGCCCGAGGAGGCGGCCCTGATCGGCCTCGAGACGGGCAAGGACCACGTGATCGAGCGCAGCATCCAGGACGCCTACATCCACGCCATCCGCCGCGCCCGCGACTTCATCTACATCGAGAACCAGTACTTCCTCGGGAGCTCCTACGCGTGGCGCCGCGACGACGGCGTCACCGTGGAGGACATCAACGCGCTGCACCTCATCCCCAAGGAGCTCTcgctcaagatcgtcagcaagatcgAGGCCGGCGAGCGGTTCGCCGTCTACGTGGTGGTGCCCATGTGGCCCGAGGGCGTGCCGGAGAGCGGCTCCGTGCAGGCCATCCTCGACTGGCAGCGCCGGACCATGGAGATGATGTACAAGGACGTCGCGCTCGCCATTCAGGCCAAGGGCATCCAGGCCAGCCCCACCGACTACCTCACCTTCTTCTGCCTCGGCAACAGGGAGGCGCCCGGCCCCGGCGAGTTCGTGCCGCCGGAGAGGCCCGACCCTGACACCGACTACGACAGGGCGCAGCAGGCCAGGCGTTTCATGATCTACGTCCACGCCAAGACCATGATAG TGGACGACGAGTATGTCATCGTGGGATCGGCCAACATCAACCAGCGCTCCATGGACGGCGGCCGGGACTCGGAGATCGCCATGGGCGCGTACCAGCCGGGCTACCTCGCGTCCACCAACCGGCCGGCGAGGGGGCAGGTGCACGGCCTACGACTTGCCCTGTGGCAGGAGCATCTGGGCCAGGCCAGggcaaccgtcgacctcctccagccatcGAGCCTGGCGTGCGTGCGCAGGGTGAACGAGGTGGCGCAGCAGAACTGGGACATGTTCGCGAGCGATGCGCCGCTCCAAGGAGACCTGCCGGGCCACCTCCTGGCTTACCCCATCGGCGTGAGCGAAGGCGGAGAGCTGCTGGAGACGACGGCCTTCTTCCCCGACACCAAGGCCAGGGTGCTCGGCAACAAGTCCACCTACCTCCCCCCGATCCTCACAACATGA
- the LOC119349361 gene encoding phospholipase D alpha 1-like isoform X1, with the protein MAQMLLHGVVDAKILEADLSVTSDGQLRPTRKTVMKKRVFSWIKKLSFCNNSQRNARMQQLENAIGLGGTAGKLYATVDIDKARVGRTRMVSPTNAPAWNESFHVYCAHDASHIIFTVKADNTVGATLIGRAYLPTGGAVLAGQRVDQWLPICDDKRRPLDGGDRIRVQLRFTDVADDPAARWGAGVGDAAYPGVPRTFFAQRRGCRVRLYQDAHISDGFAQRVQVTLAGGKPYQPRRCWEDVFEAITNARRMVYIAGWSVNTDVALVRDPRKPSSGTLGELLKRKAAEGVRVLMLVWDDRTSLGLGPIRRDGLMATHDEDTATYFRGTGVRCILCPRNPDQGRSYVQDVETAAMFTHHQKTVIVDSSRNAAANASPGLVSFLGGIDLCDGRYDTQQHPLFRTLGTTHRNDFHQPNFPGASINKGGPREPWHDIHCRVEGPAAWDVLDNFEQRWRKQGDGDNHLVTLDRGWAAREAVQDADSWNVQVFRSIDGGAAAGFPEKPEEAALIGLETGKDHVIERSIQDAYIHAIRRARDFIYIENQYFLGSSYAWRRDDGVTVEDINALHLIPKELSLKIVSKIEAGERFAVYVVVPMWPEGVPESGSVQAILDWQRRTMEMMYKDVALAIQAKGIQASPTDYLTFFCLGNREAPGPGEFVPPERPDPDTDYDRAQQARRFMIYVHAKTMIVDDEYVIVGSANINQRSMDGGRDSEIAMGAYQPGYLASTNRPARGQVHGLRLALWQEHLGQARATVDLLQPSSLACVRRVNEVAQQNWDMFASDAPLQGDLPGHLLAYPIGVSEGGELLETTAFFPDTKARVLGNKSTYLPPILTT; encoded by the exons atggcccAGATGCTGCTGCACGGCGTGGTTGACGCCAAGATCCTCGAGGCCGACCTGTCCGTCACCTCCGACGGCCAGCTCCGACCCACCCGCAAG ACTGTCATGAAGAAGAGAGTCTTCTCATGGATCAAGAAGTTGTCATTCTGCAACAACAGTCAG AGAAACGCGCGCATGCAGCAGCTGGAGAACGCCATCGGGCTCGGCGGCACGGCGGGCAAGCTGTACGCGACGGTGGACATCGACAAGGCGCGCGTCGGCCGGACGCGGATGGTGAGCCCGACCAACGCCCCCGCCTGGAACGAGTCCTTCCACGTCTACTGCGCCCACGACGCCAGCCacatcatcttcaccgtcaaggccgACAACACCGTCGGCGCCACGCTCATCGGCCGCGCCTACCTCCCCACCGGCGGCGCCGTGCTCGCGGGCCAGCGGGTCGACCAGTGGCTCCCCATCTGCGACGACAAGCGCCGCCCGCTCGACGGCGGGGACAGGATCCGCGTCCAGCTCCGCTTCACCGACGTCGCCGATGACCCGGCGGCCCGCTGGGGTGCCGGCGTCGGCGACGCGGCCTACCCGGGCGTGCCGCGCACCTTCTTCGCCCAGCGCCGCGGCTGCCGCGTCAGGCTGTACCAGGACGCCCACATCTCCGACGGCTTCGCGCAGCGGGTCCAGGTCACGCTCGCCGGAGGGAAGCCGTACCAGCCGCGCCGGTGCTGGGAGGACGTGTTCGAGGCGATCACCAACGCCCGGAGGATGGTGTACATCGCCGGGTGGTCGGTCAACACCGACGTCGCGCTGGTGCGCGACCCGCGTAAGCCGTCGTCGGGAACGCTCGGCGAgctgctcaagaggaaggcggccgAAGGCGTCAGGGTGCTGATGCTGGTGTGGGATGACCGGACGTCGCTGGGCCTCGGCCCGATCCGGCGCGACGGTCTCATGGCCACGCACGACGAGGACACGGCCACGTACTTCCGTGGCACGGGCGTGCGCTGCATCCTCTGCCCCCGGAACCCCGACCAGGGCAGGAGCTACGTGCAGGACGTGGAGACGGCGGCCATGTTCACCCACCACCAGAAGACGGTCATCGTCGACAGCAGCCGCAACGCCGCAGCCAACGCGTCGCCGGgcctcgtcagcttcctcggcggcatcGACCTCTGCGACGGGCGCTACGACACGCAGCAGCACCCTCTGTTCAGGACGCTCGGCACCACGCACCGGAACGACTTCCACCAGCCCAACTTCCCCGGAGCGTCCATCAACAAGGGCGGGCCAAGGGAGCCATGGCACGACATCCACTGCCGCGTCGAGGGCCCCGCCGCGTGGGACGTGCTCGACAACTTCGAGCAGCGCTGGCggaagcagggcgacggcgacAACCACCTCGTCACCCTCGACCGCGGCTGGGCGGCGCGCGAGGCGGTCCAGGACGCCGACTCGTGGAACGTCCAGGTGTTCCGGTCCatcgacggcggcgcggcggcggggttcCCGGAGAAGCCCGAGGAGGCGGCCCTGATCGGCCTCGAGACGGGCAAGGACCACGTGATCGAGCGCAGCATCCAGGACGCCTACATCCACGCCATCCGCCGCGCCCGCGACTTCATCTACATCGAGAACCAGTACTTCCTCGGGAGCTCCTACGCGTGGCGCCGCGACGACGGCGTCACCGTGGAGGACATCAACGCGCTGCACCTCATCCCCAAGGAGCTCTcgctcaagatcgtcagcaagatcgAGGCCGGCGAGCGGTTCGCCGTCTACGTGGTGGTGCCCATGTGGCCCGAGGGCGTGCCGGAGAGCGGCTCCGTGCAGGCCATCCTCGACTGGCAGCGCCGGACCATGGAGATGATGTACAAGGACGTCGCGCTCGCCATTCAGGCCAAGGGCATCCAGGCCAGCCCCACCGACTACCTCACCTTCTTCTGCCTCGGCAACAGGGAGGCGCCCGGCCCCGGCGAGTTCGTGCCGCCGGAGAGGCCCGACCCTGACACCGACTACGACAGGGCGCAGCAGGCCAGGCGTTTCATGATCTACGTCCACGCCAAGACCATGATAG TGGACGACGAGTATGTCATCGTGGGATCGGCCAACATCAACCAGCGCTCCATGGACGGCGGCCGGGACTCGGAGATCGCCATGGGCGCGTACCAGCCGGGCTACCTCGCGTCCACCAACCGGCCGGCGAGGGGGCAGGTGCACGGCCTACGACTTGCCCTGTGGCAGGAGCATCTGGGCCAGGCCAGggcaaccgtcgacctcctccagccatcGAGCCTGGCGTGCGTGCGCAGGGTGAACGAGGTGGCGCAGCAGAACTGGGACATGTTCGCGAGCGATGCGCCGCTCCAAGGAGACCTGCCGGGCCACCTCCTGGCTTACCCCATCGGCGTGAGCGAAGGCGGAGAGCTGCTGGAGACGACGGCCTTCTTCCCCGACACCAAGGCCAGGGTGCTCGGCAACAAGTCCACCTACCTCCCCCCGATCCTCACAACATGA
- the LOC119349361 gene encoding phospholipase D alpha 1-like isoform X3 yields the protein MAQMLLHGVVDAKILEADLSVTSDGQLRPTRKTVMKKRVFSWIKKLSFCNNSQLENAIGLGGTAGKLYATVDIDKARVGRTRMVSPTNAPAWNESFHVYCAHDASHIIFTVKADNTVGATLIGRAYLPTGGAVLAGQRVDQWLPICDDKRRPLDGGDRIRVQLRFTDVADDPAARWGAGVGDAAYPGVPRTFFAQRRGCRVRLYQDAHISDGFAQRVQVTLAGGKPYQPRRCWEDVFEAITNARRMVYIAGWSVNTDVALVRDPRKPSSGTLGELLKRKAAEGVRVLMLVWDDRTSLGLGPIRRDGLMATHDEDTATYFRGTGVRCILCPRNPDQGRSYVQDVETAAMFTHHQKTVIVDSSRNAAANASPGLVSFLGGIDLCDGRYDTQQHPLFRTLGTTHRNDFHQPNFPGASINKGGPREPWHDIHCRVEGPAAWDVLDNFEQRWRKQGDGDNHLVTLDRGWAAREAVQDADSWNVQVFRSIDGGAAAGFPEKPEEAALIGLETGKDHVIERSIQDAYIHAIRRARDFIYIENQYFLGSSYAWRRDDGVTVEDINALHLIPKELSLKIVSKIEAGERFAVYVVVPMWPEGVPESGSVQAILDWQRRTMEMMYKDVALAIQAKGIQASPTDYLTFFCLGNREAPGPGEFVPPERPDPDTDYDRAQQARRFMIYVHAKTMIVDDEYVIVGSANINQRSMDGGRDSEIAMGAYQPGYLASTNRPARGQVHGLRLALWQEHLGQARATVDLLQPSSLACVRRVNEVAQQNWDMFASDAPLQGDLPGHLLAYPIGVSEGGELLETTAFFPDTKARVLGNKSTYLPPILTT from the exons atggcccAGATGCTGCTGCACGGCGTGGTTGACGCCAAGATCCTCGAGGCCGACCTGTCCGTCACCTCCGACGGCCAGCTCCGACCCACCCGCAAG ACTGTCATGAAGAAGAGAGTCTTCTCATGGATCAAGAAGTTGTCATTCTGCAACAACAGTCAG CTGGAGAACGCCATCGGGCTCGGCGGCACGGCGGGCAAGCTGTACGCGACGGTGGACATCGACAAGGCGCGCGTCGGCCGGACGCGGATGGTGAGCCCGACCAACGCCCCCGCCTGGAACGAGTCCTTCCACGTCTACTGCGCCCACGACGCCAGCCacatcatcttcaccgtcaaggccgACAACACCGTCGGCGCCACGCTCATCGGCCGCGCCTACCTCCCCACCGGCGGCGCCGTGCTCGCGGGCCAGCGGGTCGACCAGTGGCTCCCCATCTGCGACGACAAGCGCCGCCCGCTCGACGGCGGGGACAGGATCCGCGTCCAGCTCCGCTTCACCGACGTCGCCGATGACCCGGCGGCCCGCTGGGGTGCCGGCGTCGGCGACGCGGCCTACCCGGGCGTGCCGCGCACCTTCTTCGCCCAGCGCCGCGGCTGCCGCGTCAGGCTGTACCAGGACGCCCACATCTCCGACGGCTTCGCGCAGCGGGTCCAGGTCACGCTCGCCGGAGGGAAGCCGTACCAGCCGCGCCGGTGCTGGGAGGACGTGTTCGAGGCGATCACCAACGCCCGGAGGATGGTGTACATCGCCGGGTGGTCGGTCAACACCGACGTCGCGCTGGTGCGCGACCCGCGTAAGCCGTCGTCGGGAACGCTCGGCGAgctgctcaagaggaaggcggccgAAGGCGTCAGGGTGCTGATGCTGGTGTGGGATGACCGGACGTCGCTGGGCCTCGGCCCGATCCGGCGCGACGGTCTCATGGCCACGCACGACGAGGACACGGCCACGTACTTCCGTGGCACGGGCGTGCGCTGCATCCTCTGCCCCCGGAACCCCGACCAGGGCAGGAGCTACGTGCAGGACGTGGAGACGGCGGCCATGTTCACCCACCACCAGAAGACGGTCATCGTCGACAGCAGCCGCAACGCCGCAGCCAACGCGTCGCCGGgcctcgtcagcttcctcggcggcatcGACCTCTGCGACGGGCGCTACGACACGCAGCAGCACCCTCTGTTCAGGACGCTCGGCACCACGCACCGGAACGACTTCCACCAGCCCAACTTCCCCGGAGCGTCCATCAACAAGGGCGGGCCAAGGGAGCCATGGCACGACATCCACTGCCGCGTCGAGGGCCCCGCCGCGTGGGACGTGCTCGACAACTTCGAGCAGCGCTGGCggaagcagggcgacggcgacAACCACCTCGTCACCCTCGACCGCGGCTGGGCGGCGCGCGAGGCGGTCCAGGACGCCGACTCGTGGAACGTCCAGGTGTTCCGGTCCatcgacggcggcgcggcggcggggttcCCGGAGAAGCCCGAGGAGGCGGCCCTGATCGGCCTCGAGACGGGCAAGGACCACGTGATCGAGCGCAGCATCCAGGACGCCTACATCCACGCCATCCGCCGCGCCCGCGACTTCATCTACATCGAGAACCAGTACTTCCTCGGGAGCTCCTACGCGTGGCGCCGCGACGACGGCGTCACCGTGGAGGACATCAACGCGCTGCACCTCATCCCCAAGGAGCTCTcgctcaagatcgtcagcaagatcgAGGCCGGCGAGCGGTTCGCCGTCTACGTGGTGGTGCCCATGTGGCCCGAGGGCGTGCCGGAGAGCGGCTCCGTGCAGGCCATCCTCGACTGGCAGCGCCGGACCATGGAGATGATGTACAAGGACGTCGCGCTCGCCATTCAGGCCAAGGGCATCCAGGCCAGCCCCACCGACTACCTCACCTTCTTCTGCCTCGGCAACAGGGAGGCGCCCGGCCCCGGCGAGTTCGTGCCGCCGGAGAGGCCCGACCCTGACACCGACTACGACAGGGCGCAGCAGGCCAGGCGTTTCATGATCTACGTCCACGCCAAGACCATGATAG TGGACGACGAGTATGTCATCGTGGGATCGGCCAACATCAACCAGCGCTCCATGGACGGCGGCCGGGACTCGGAGATCGCCATGGGCGCGTACCAGCCGGGCTACCTCGCGTCCACCAACCGGCCGGCGAGGGGGCAGGTGCACGGCCTACGACTTGCCCTGTGGCAGGAGCATCTGGGCCAGGCCAGggcaaccgtcgacctcctccagccatcGAGCCTGGCGTGCGTGCGCAGGGTGAACGAGGTGGCGCAGCAGAACTGGGACATGTTCGCGAGCGATGCGCCGCTCCAAGGAGACCTGCCGGGCCACCTCCTGGCTTACCCCATCGGCGTGAGCGAAGGCGGAGAGCTGCTGGAGACGACGGCCTTCTTCCCCGACACCAAGGCCAGGGTGCTCGGCAACAAGTCCACCTACCTCCCCCCGATCCTCACAACATGA
- the LOC119349362 gene encoding serine carboxypeptidase-like 31 isoform X2 translates to MVAVVVSSMEVRPARIKPRPEPAMGNPPRLQRVRGHYRKRKREEGGGRGRAAPVAACAWPWRRSGEGGVGRSSPRPEGDLVTRLPGQPEVGFKHYAGYVHVGKGGDKALFYWFFEAEKGPEKKPLMLWAMAQRRAMDKIYSG, encoded by the exons ATGGTCGCCGTTGTCGTCTCCTCCATGGAGGTCCGACCCGCCAGGATCAAGCCGCGGCCTGAGCCTGCCATGGGGAATCCGCCCCGATTGCAGCGTGTACGCGGGCActataggaagaggaagagggaggagggagggggaCGGGGGAGAGCAGCGCCCGTAGCCGCGTGCGCGTGGCCGTGGCGCCGGAGCGGCGAAGGAGGGGTAGGGCGGTCCTCGCCGCGGCCAGAGGGCGACCTCGTCACCAGGCTCCCCGGGCAACCAGAGGTCGGGTTCAAGCACTACGCCGGCTACGTCCACGTCGGAAAGGGCGGCGACAAGGCGCTCTTCTACTGGTTCTTCGAGGCCgagaaggggccggagaagaagcccCTCATGTTGTGGGCTATGGCTCAACGGAG GGCAATGGATAAAATCTACTCTGGATAG